Proteins from one Cyprinus carpio isolate SPL01 chromosome B15, ASM1834038v1, whole genome shotgun sequence genomic window:
- the LOC109076114 gene encoding putative gustatory receptor clone PTE03, which produces MENGTYFYLMLFENMGYIRYTFFCLGFILYCAIVFFNALIILAIFLERTLHQPMYILISCLSVNSVFGTAAFFPRLLTDLLSDTHSVSRAACILQAIVIYSYASNENTILMLMAFDRYVAISKPLQYNNIMTPRILSVLISISWIYSILCVGIAGILNARLTMCGNKLWKVYCHNWEIIKLSCSNTIVNNVFGFFILTTTVIMPLSFILYSYVKILIICRKTSLDFRRKAYQTCIPHIVILLNFSVALFCEITLSRVATLELPIGLSIILSLEFLIVPPILDPLVYGLNFPEIRKKIIWIIKAGK; this is translated from the coding sequence atggaaaatggaacaTATTTTTACTTGATGTTGTTTGAAAATATGGGGTACATAAGATATACTTTCTTCTGTTTGGGGTTTATTCTATATTGTGCTATTGTATTCTTTAATGCCCTTATTATTCTTGCAATTTTTCTGGAAAGGACATTGCACCAGCCCATGTACattctgatttcatgtttatcCGTCAACTCTGTGTTTGGAACAGCTGCTTTTTTCCCAAGGTTACTGACAGACTTGCTGTCTGATACACACTCAGTCTCCCGTGCAGCATGTATCTTACAGGCTATTGTCATTTATTCATATGCatcaaatgaaaacacaattttaatgttaatggcATTTGACCGGTATGTAGCAATCAGTAAACCATTACAATACAACAACATAATGACCCCCAGGattttatctgttttaatatCTATAAGCTGGATTTATTCGATACTTTGTGTTGGAATTGCTGGTATATTAAATGCCAGACTCACAATGTGTGGTAACAAACTGTGGAAGGTTTACTGTCACAACTGGGAAATTATCAAGCTTTCTTGTTCAAACACTATTGTTAACAATGTTTTTGGCTTTTTCATATTGACCACAACTGTTATCATGCCTTTAAGTTTTATATTATACTCTTATGTTAAAATTCTTATCATTTGTAGAAAAACCTCACTAGATTTCAGGAGAAAAGCATATCAAACTTGTATTCCACACATAGTGATCCTCTTAAATTTCTCAGTAGCTCTTTTTTGTGAGATCACTTTGAGTCGGGTTGCAACATTGGAACTCCCTATAGGGCTGTCAATCATTCTTTCATTAGAGTTTCTCATTGTACCACCCATCCTGGACCCTCTTGTTTATGGTTTGAATTTTCCTGAAATTCgcaaaaaaattatatggatTATAAAAGCTGGCAAATAG